In bacterium, the following are encoded in one genomic region:
- a CDS encoding (Fe-S)-binding protein, which translates to MNISDAIRSSHANLCLECGKCTGICPVSRFNRGYSPRLLINRSLRGVSADLLKDKNIWTCLTCQLCDEQCPAGVKFVDLIQSIRLEARSIGEEAICSHGGAAQSMMRIMASPDLNLRRLEWLDNSLNTADSGEIMYFAGCLPYFDVLFGDIGVSATAQAKATVQLLNKLGTVPVVLPQERCCGHDLLWQGDLLNFKKLAAYNIALVKQSGAKKIVFSCPECLRTFKLDYPKYFDVNFETYHISEILDKAVSSGKLKFKTLQRSVTYQDPCRLGRHLGIYEAPRRVLSAIPGIELKEMKKNRSRAVCCGVSAWMNCSAFSKQLQLERIKQAKNTGADELVVACPKCEIHFTCAMKESPAVERSDNNIRIAVRNFVSLIAELIWE; encoded by the coding sequence ATGAATATTTCTGACGCCATAAGATCATCCCATGCCAACCTCTGTCTTGAGTGTGGAAAATGCACGGGCATCTGCCCCGTATCAAGATTCAATCGGGGGTATTCACCCCGGCTTCTTATCAACAGGTCATTGCGCGGCGTCAGCGCCGACCTATTGAAAGACAAAAATATCTGGACTTGCCTTACATGTCAGCTCTGCGACGAGCAGTGCCCGGCAGGCGTAAAATTTGTCGATCTGATCCAATCGATAAGGCTCGAAGCTCGGAGTATCGGCGAAGAAGCGATCTGTTCACACGGCGGTGCAGCACAATCCATGATGCGCATAATGGCATCACCGGATTTGAATCTCCGGCGGCTTGAATGGCTCGATAATTCCCTGAATACCGCCGACTCGGGCGAAATCATGTATTTCGCCGGATGCCTGCCTTATTTCGACGTTTTGTTCGGCGACATCGGCGTTTCCGCAACTGCTCAAGCAAAAGCCACGGTGCAACTGCTCAACAAGCTCGGCACCGTTCCGGTGGTCCTGCCCCAGGAGCGCTGCTGCGGGCATGATCTTCTCTGGCAGGGCGATTTATTGAATTTCAAAAAATTGGCAGCATATAATATCGCATTAGTAAAGCAGTCGGGGGCTAAAAAAATCGTATTTTCTTGTCCCGAGTGTCTCAGGACATTTAAACTTGATTATCCGAAATATTTTGATGTCAATTTTGAAACTTATCACATATCTGAAATACTTGATAAAGCAGTGAGCAGCGGCAAATTGAAATTTAAAACGCTCCAGCGATCAGTGACCTACCAGGACCCTTGCCGTTTGGGAAGACATCTGGGCATTTACGAAGCTCCGCGCCGGGTTCTTTCAGCTATCCCCGGCATCGAATTGAAAGAAATGAAAAAAAACAGAAGCCGCGCGGTCTGCTGCGGGGTGAGCGCCTGGATGAACTGCTCCGCTTTTTCAAAACAATTGCAGCTGGAGCGCATTAAACAGGCAAAAAACACGGGTGCTGATGAGCTCGTCGTCGCGTGTCCGAAGTGCGAAATACATTTCACCTGCGCGATGAAAGAATCGCCTGCCGTAGAGCGCAGTGATAATAATATCAGGATCGCCGTCAGGAACTTCGTTTCCCTGATCGCCGAATTGATTTGGGAGTGA
- a CDS encoding transposase: MKTEHLRPSKDGRYKPPVASGFIRTKKAPMKIEHLRPSKDGRYKPPVASGFIRTMTGKTIKQVKLMKKTFKTFGKSHAPRLKEMDYTKMKYPAHIIIGTFKRMPVFNENEYAEILEGEITKIRIDNESICAWCIMPDHLHILFDQSEKGNNILRMIKLIKGRTAFKVNRHHQDKITLWQESFYDHILRKEEEIKEVTYYILNNPVRKHIVKDWQDYPHSWSKYFPKDSQDRVHLKMDVTAVVEEKSEDGLTEKKSEASGFIRTKNKIECPRPSKDGRYY; the protein is encoded by the coding sequence ATGAAAACCGAACATTTACGTCCATCTAAAGATGGACGCTACAAACCTCCCGTAGCGTCCGGATTTATCCGGACGAAGAAAGCGCCGATGAAAATCGAACATTTACGTCCATCTAAAGATGGACGCTACAAACCTCCCGTAGCGTCCGGATTTATCCGGACGATGACTGGTAAAACAATTAAGCAGGTTAAACTAATGAAAAAAACATTTAAAACCTTCGGAAAAAGCCACGCACCAAGACTGAAAGAAATGGACTATACAAAAATGAAATATCCTGCCCACATAATCATCGGAACGTTCAAACGAATGCCAGTCTTTAATGAAAACGAATATGCTGAAATTTTAGAAGGTGAAATTACCAAGATAAGGATAGACAATGAATCGATTTGTGCTTGGTGCATAATGCCAGATCATTTACACATATTATTCGATCAATCTGAGAAAGGTAACAATATACTAAGAATGATTAAGCTTATCAAAGGTAGAACTGCTTTCAAGGTCAACCGCCACCATCAAGATAAAATAACACTCTGGCAGGAGAGCTTTTATGACCATATATTAAGAAAGGAAGAGGAAATAAAGGAAGTGACTTATTATATATTGAATAATCCTGTGAGAAAGCATATCGTGAAAGATTGGCAGGATTATCCGCATTCATGGTCGAAGTATTTTCCTAAAGATTCTCAGGATCGCGTCCATCTAAAGATGGACGTTACTGCTGTAGTAGAAGAAAAATCTGAGGATGGACTCACAGAAAAAAAATCTGAAGCGTCCGGATTTATCCGGACGAAAAACAAAATTGAGTGTCCACGTCCATCTAAAGATGGACGCTACTATTAG